The following proteins come from a genomic window of Lemur catta isolate mLemCat1 chromosome 4, mLemCat1.pri, whole genome shotgun sequence:
- the CALM2 gene encoding calmodulin-2: MADQLTEEQIAEFKEAFSLFDKDGDGTITTKELGTVMRSLGQNPTEAELQDMINEVDADGNGTIDFPEFLTMMARKMKDTDSEEEIREAFRVFDKDGNGYISAAELRHVMTNLGEKLTDEEVDEMIREADIDGDGQVNYEEFVQMMTAK, from the exons ATG GCTGACCAACTGACTGAAGAGCAGATTGCAG AATTCAAAGAAGCTTTTTCACTATTTGACAAGGATGGTGATGGAACTATAACAACAAAGGAATTGGGAACTGTAATGAGGTCTCTTGGGCAGAATCCCACAGAAGCAGAGTTACAGGACATGATCAATGAAGTAGATGCTGATG GTAACGGCACAATTGACTTCCCTGAGTTTCTGACCATGAtggcaagaaaaatgaaagacacAGACAGTgaagaagaaatcagagaagCATTCCGTGTGTTTGATAAG gatgGCAATGGCTATATTAGTGCAGCAGAGCTTCGCCATGTGATGACAAACCTTGGAGAGAAGTTAACAGATGAAGAGGTTGATGAAATGATCAGGGAAGCAGATATTGATGGTGATGGTCAAGTAAACTATGAAG agtttGTACAAATGATGACAGCAAAGTGA